A stretch of Mucilaginibacter terrae DNA encodes these proteins:
- a CDS encoding alginate lyase family protein produces MSMVLHTRAQTFVHPGGLHTQADLDRMKAKVAAGAHPWIDDWNLLVKDKLAQNTYKAAPAANMGVSRQRADADAHAAYLNTIRWYISGDTSYANCAVRICNAWSSTVNQIPTGNDISGLGGIPVFDFAMAAEVLRTYPGWAPADFTRFKNMMLNYWYPLCNNFLVSHNGSCISHYWANWDACNIGAVLTIGVLCDDRAKYDQGVNYFKNGAGNGSINNAVWYIHPNGLGQWQESGRDQEHAQLGVGFLGSACQVAWNQGTDLFGYNSNRLLAGAEYVARTNMSLNVPYQAYNNCDNVNQNYLSINGLGRIDDRPVYELIYNHYAVVKGLSTPNVKKMAQLIRPEHGSTDHFGYGTLTFTRDATASPYPPSPVAPVPTGLVATAGVSEVSLKWTAPTAATAQGYNILRSTTSGGPYTSLASWSNNTLPNYIDKTAVNGTNYYYVVQANNQSGTSDHSAEVHATPVAAGALPAGWSRSDIGTVATVGAANYAPVGNNTFIVSGSGMDIGGMADSYSFAYTGANGDFTITTRLANVNLASGGYKWGLVMRESLNANSAMLTVLLTGRQAQFGVRSSTGAATTWKYGNAYTWIPVWFKLQRVGNVFTGFQSPDGVNWYAVGSSTFAMAGNYYAGLAVCAKTTTPGNVNTTSFDHVSTAQK; encoded by the coding sequence ATGAGCATGGTCCTTCACACTCGGGCCCAGACTTTTGTGCACCCTGGAGGCTTGCACACACAGGCCGATCTGGATCGTATGAAAGCCAAGGTGGCCGCAGGCGCCCACCCATGGATCGACGACTGGAATTTACTCGTTAAGGATAAGCTGGCGCAAAATACCTACAAGGCTGCGCCGGCGGCCAATATGGGCGTCAGCCGACAGCGGGCTGATGCTGATGCCCATGCCGCCTACCTTAATACCATCCGCTGGTACATATCCGGCGATACCAGTTACGCAAACTGTGCAGTCAGGATATGTAATGCCTGGTCATCGACCGTAAATCAGATCCCTACAGGTAATGATATTTCCGGGCTGGGCGGCATTCCTGTGTTTGATTTTGCTATGGCTGCTGAGGTGTTGCGGACCTATCCCGGATGGGCTCCGGCGGACTTTACCCGGTTTAAAAACATGATGCTTAATTATTGGTATCCGCTTTGTAACAATTTTCTGGTCAGCCATAACGGATCCTGTATCAGCCATTACTGGGCCAATTGGGACGCCTGTAATATCGGCGCAGTTCTCACTATCGGGGTGCTTTGCGACGATAGGGCGAAGTATGATCAGGGGGTAAACTATTTTAAAAACGGTGCAGGTAACGGCAGCATTAATAATGCAGTTTGGTATATCCATCCCAACGGACTCGGTCAATGGCAGGAAAGCGGGCGCGACCAGGAGCATGCCCAATTAGGTGTGGGTTTTTTAGGTTCGGCCTGCCAGGTGGCCTGGAACCAGGGAACGGATCTGTTCGGATACAACAGCAACCGTCTTTTGGCCGGAGCTGAGTATGTAGCCAGGACCAACATGTCGCTTAATGTTCCTTACCAGGCTTACAATAATTGCGATAATGTTAATCAAAATTACCTTTCTATAAATGGGCTTGGCCGCATTGATGACCGCCCGGTTTACGAATTAATTTACAATCATTATGCTGTCGTTAAAGGTTTAAGCACGCCAAATGTTAAAAAAATGGCCCAACTGATAAGACCGGAGCATGGCAGTACTGACCATTTTGGTTATGGCACCTTGACATTTACACGGGATGCTACCGCTTCTCCATATCCCCCTTCCCCTGTTGCTCCTGTGCCTACAGGGCTGGTAGCCACTGCCGGGGTTTCGGAAGTTTCATTAAAATGGACTGCGCCAACAGCTGCAACTGCACAGGGTTACAACATATTGCGTTCTACAACCAGCGGTGGGCCTTATACCAGTCTGGCCTCTTGGTCCAACAATACACTCCCTAACTATATCGACAAAACCGCAGTTAATGGCACAAACTATTATTATGTGGTCCAGGCTAATAATCAATCAGGTACCAGCGATCATTCTGCCGAGGTTCATGCAACGCCGGTTGCAGCAGGAGCATTGCCAGCCGGCTGGTCGAGGTCAGATATTGGTACTGTTGCAACTGTCGGCGCTGCTAATTATGCCCCTGTTGGCAACAATACCTTTATCGTCAGCGGTTCGGGCATGGATATTGGCGGAATGGCAGACTCTTACAGTTTCGCATATACGGGCGCGAACGGAGATTTTACCATAACGACAAGGCTGGCCAATGTAAATCTGGCATCAGGTGGTTATAAGTGGGGGCTGGTCATGCGTGAATCGCTGAACGCTAATTCGGCCATGCTTACCGTTCTGCTAACGGGTCGTCAGGCACAGTTTGGCGTACGGTCATCGACCGGCGCTGCAACTACCTGGAAATACGGCAATGCGTACACCTGGATCCCGGTATGGTTCAAACTGCAACGCGTCGGAAACGTCTTTACAGGGTTTCAATCCCCTGATGGTGTAAACTGGTATGCCGTTGGTTCAAGTACTTTTGCCATGGCCGGCAACTATTATGCCGGTCTGGCGGTATGTGCGAAGACGACGACCCCTGGTAATGTCAATACGACTTCGTTTGATCATGTGTCGACGGCTCAAAAGTAG
- a CDS encoding helix-turn-helix domain-containing protein produces the protein MYSEAQQETLNRFGKHLELLRKRQGLSFRKLAQRCNIDYSNLKKYEKGEINPSMLSLVDLASALDLPLKELMDF, from the coding sequence ATGTATAGCGAAGCGCAACAAGAAACACTGAACAGGTTCGGCAAGCACCTGGAGCTGCTGCGTAAGCGTCAGGGCTTGTCGTTCCGTAAACTTGCGCAGCGGTGCAACATAGATTACAGCAACCTGAAGAAGTACGAGAAGGGAGAGATCAACCCTTCCATGCTGAGCCTTGTGGACCTGGCCAGCGCACTGGACCTCCCTTTAAAGGAACTAATGGATTTTTAG
- a CDS encoding GNAT family N-acetyltransferase produces the protein MKHIYIERSDLLICPADTPEQLTRVGLAMDIFELLSEKELLRYLPEKRVKSVHDAESWLGSTLLNLQCGRNQTHLIISKKKNQLIGVIDIIPPAVAKEHYQLNNYPYFIEFYLRKSVTGKSLMSGLLPQVIRLLRSSGIQDIAAIVNRNNTAALKVLQKSGFDRSAIFDLEQDLYQLSA, from the coding sequence ATGAAACACATTTACATTGAACGCAGCGATCTGCTGATCTGTCCCGCGGATACGCCGGAGCAATTAACAAGGGTTGGCCTGGCGATGGACATATTCGAGCTGCTTTCAGAAAAAGAACTGCTCCGGTATTTACCCGAAAAACGGGTCAAATCGGTGCATGATGCTGAATCATGGCTTGGGTCTACCCTGCTTAACCTGCAATGCGGCAGAAACCAGACCCATCTGATCATTTCCAAAAAGAAGAACCAACTGATCGGAGTGATCGATATTATTCCACCTGCGGTTGCCAAGGAACATTACCAGCTGAACAACTACCCTTATTTTATAGAGTTTTACCTGCGGAAGTCCGTGACCGGCAAATCATTGATGTCGGGCCTGTTGCCGCAGGTGATCCGGTTGTTAAGATCCAGTGGCATACAAGATATTGCGGCAATAGTCAACCGAAATAATACTGCGGCCTTGAAAGTGCTCCAAAAGTCAGGCTTTGACAGATCCGCTATTTTTGACCTGGAGCAGGACCTTTATCAGCTTTCGGCTTAA
- a CDS encoding CHC2 zinc finger domain-containing protein — MISPEQQELYDLVQQQSNIVTVISAYLPLQTSRRGMKGNCPFHADQSNSLMVSPDKNIYKCFGCGDEGGPVEFVSRTSGVPLETALIFLARQLAERQSA; from the coding sequence ATGATTTCTCCTGAACAACAAGAACTGTACGACCTGGTGCAGCAACAAAGCAACATCGTCACCGTGATTTCGGCATACCTGCCGTTACAAACCAGCCGCCGCGGGATGAAGGGCAATTGCCCGTTCCACGCTGATCAATCGAATTCCCTGATGGTTAGCCCGGACAAGAACATTTACAAATGTTTCGGGTGCGGTGACGAGGGCGGGCCGGTTGAGTTCGTTTCCCGTACCAGCGGCGTGCCTTTAGAAACAGCACTGATCTTTCTTGCCCGTCAACTGGCGGAGCGGCAATCAGCCTAA